A region from the Verrucomicrobiota bacterium genome encodes:
- a CDS encoding HU family DNA-binding protein — MKTVTKRELVMEVANETGLTQHQVFDVIQKTLDLVTDTLAEGDQVVLRNFGAFQVKVTKSKIGRNPNKPGTELVIPPRAVVKFKPGKEMKERVAAVLPDLTPGQ, encoded by the coding sequence ATGAAGACGGTAACGAAACGGGAACTGGTGATGGAGGTCGCGAATGAAACGGGACTGACCCAGCACCAAGTCTTCGACGTGATCCAAAAAACGCTCGATTTGGTGACCGATACCTTGGCCGAGGGAGATCAGGTGGTGCTGCGCAATTTTGGGGCCTTCCAGGTCAAGGTCACCAAGTCAAAAATCGGTCGCAACCCGAACAAGCCCGGGACCGAGCTGGTCATCCCTCCTCGCGCGGTCGTGAAGTTCAAGCCGGGCAAGGAAATGAAGGAACGCGTGGCGGCGGTTCTTCCCGATTTGACTCCCGGGCAGTAA